From one Plasmodium knowlesi strain H genome assembly, chromosome: 11 genomic stretch:
- a CDS encoding succinate dehydrogenase subunit 3, putative — MPKRFLRRNAFYLPALFLGGASLSHYFASKELDEIEKEATKSIWGFSTGLVIGLVIGICIGTNYYYIFNKIFSLFDYFMRDDSEEKGG; from the coding sequence atgCCTAAACGATTCCTGAGGAGAAATGCATTTTACCTACCAGCGTTATTCCTGGGCGGAGCGTCCTTGAGCCACTACTTCGCATCAAAAGAATTggacgaaatagaaaaggaagcaaCAAAATCCATTTGGGGGTTTTCGACTGGACTAGTCATAGGCCTAGTAATAGGCATTTGTATAGGGACAAATTATTactacatttttaataaaatattttctctctTTGATTATTTCATGAGGGATGATTCAGAAGAAAAGGGTGGATAA
- a CDS encoding histone H3, putative encodes MARTKQTARKSTAGKAPRKQLASKAARKSAPMSAGIKKPHRYRPGTVALREIRRYQKSTDLLIRKLPFQRLVREIAQDYKTDLRFQSSAVMALQEAAEAYLVGLFEDTNLCAIHAKRVTIMPKDIQLARRIRGERS; translated from the coding sequence atggcacgAACAAAACAAACGGCAAGGAAATCAACCGCCGGTAAGGCCCCCCGAAAGCAGTTAGCCTCCAAGGCAGCAAGAAAGTCAGCTCCCATGTCTGCGGGTATTAAAAAACCTCACAGATATAGACCAGGAACTGTCGCCTTAAGAGAAATTAGAAGATACCAAAAATCCACTGATCTCCTCATAAGAAAATTGCCATTCCAGAGATTGGTGAGAGAAATTGCACAGGACTACAAAACCGACTTGCGCTTTCAGTCATCTGCAGTCATGGCTCTCCAAGAAGCAGCGGAGGCATACTTAGTAGGACTCTTCGAAGATACCAACTTGTGTGCCATCCACGCCAAGAGAGTTACCATCATGCCAAAGGATATACAGCTAGCCAGACGTATTCGTGGAGAAAGATCATAA
- a CDS encoding transcription elongation factor SPT5, putative, protein MSESSVEGNELFDGDDEEVKEGESSPEEGEKTAAGADNATDDEVNDPDKGEVRRKRKKDDKHTSPYVDNEAEDDDDEDEDGYDDDDDDDAKYRERKASSTTKGGSSGLKKRKLSKKRYLSTFLDTEAQVGDDEEEEYASSYVDEFEEAKKLEKKKMYEMKLKSGTNHLAQTINKLSQRYENEKDIKDTLTDGETLTDEDMSGDEDEYFDEGECLTTFDSPKMWLIKLFKNGVERNIAMGIYYKYMKLKDNDFNIKGVYVSDNLKGYIYVEADSLYMLKRFLLGFKFINLNEMTIVPVQELTSIFSMCHSKVIIPKVNEYVRIKRGVYMNDIGQIFEVHEKGIYAIVRLIPRIEYDKYNHSKKGNNTHLSLTNPSMSKGASSMFDGQSGKNESYYQGDNKLELNNHGSRAIIPAGGMVGGDTRNAGMINGQLEMLDEALQIKRKKKKERPLKKLFDREEIEQIGGVIEHGPYPRTIKYQNNIFEENGYLLKKMNIKYLISENANITLTEIRDFNKNNSNEEDINLHVSKSFINKNSLHLFKKGERVKIMKGELYNLIGTITNVSDNVLTINPDNLAKNFKFLPSDVTKYFLEGDNVTVINGIHKGKSGLISLLDYKENVALIFSPSLNTEFRSSIQDLSACEHSSSEGLGGINSLNGFSIGDLIELSDRQIGILTYIDKNKHIRVLTSHNTTLHTTIGTITSKRSAIGQVCKDENGNIIQAKDIIQVVRGIHKNKVAVVNYIWKNKVFAKINKKIEDNGFVVMDSHNCILTGNPNEKKRIVTHNNLFRANTSIIPRRNNTYQSFIGKTVKILSGVYKGLLGDVIDAERDEFTLLLKIKPKTIRQKKNECAIADSFKDHYTITDDRYYKGSGGASGGEVLDNSSRWRNISDRSPRYDRVGYDRIGYESSLYGESARKSADWHRGSHSGNYDEERWRGSHRPPEGHTPDHNPDRSAAKGANGSNDINASSHAAPWNQSNGWKGTNSSHQHPPPPISYDQKNFNGNWSKTSHENHSNSNNTSYNYHHDGRASHPTHFNEPHSRGEGMNEGSIKNATRKNNMAEEFMNGQYETGPGSHNLNTDQRYNDSLRRGGKNNTSSKGLGKWDDVQSTGGINGGVSNTGFTSASNFLEMHRDKNNEDKASPLWLVEGIMIKVITPGPFYNEIGRVTEVMKKSLYTILKIATEKTSFSIVSDAVIPLNPNKINEEVLVVDEGKVVEGIVVDIQNDDIQVNTAQGIFTYNVKNIFLFKKQFP, encoded by the coding sequence ATGAGCGAGTCAAGTGTGGAGGGAAACGAACTGTTCGACGGTGACGATGAGGaggtgaaggaaggagaaagctCCCCCGAGGAAGGGGAGAAAACTGCAGCGGGTGCTGATAATGCTACTGATGATGAGGTTAACGACCCCGACAAAGGAGAAGTACgcagaaagaggaagaaggatgaTAAACACACATCTCCATACGTGGATAACGAAGCGGAGGATGACGATGACGAAGACGAAGACGGgtatgatgatgatgatgatgacgacgcGAAGTACAGAGAAAGAAAGGCTAGTAGCACCACCAAGGGGGGGAGTAGTGGgctcaaaaaaaggaagctcTCGAAGAAGAGGTACCTGTCGACCTTCCTGGACACAGAGGCGCAAGTGGGagacgatgaggaggaggagtaCGCCAGTTCCTACGTAGATGAATtcgaagaagcaaaaaaattggaaaagaaaaaaatgtatgaaatGAAGTTGAAAAGTGGAACGAACCATTTAGCGCAAACCATCAACAAGTTATCGCAACGgtacgaaaatgaaaaggatatAAAAGATACCCTTACGGATGGGGAAACACTAACAGATGAGGATATGTCAGGAGATGAGGACGAGTACTTCGATGAAGGAGAATGCTTGACAACGTTTGATAGCCCCAAAATGTGGCTAATCAAATTGTTCAAGAATGGAGTGGAGAGAAATATAGCTATGGGAATTTATTACAAGTACATGAAGTTAAAAGACAATGACTTCAACATTAAGGGAGTCTACGTTTCAGACAATCtgaaaggatatatatatgtcgaGGCGGATAGTTTGTACATGTTAAAAAGGTTTCTTTTGGGGTTCAAGTTTATTAACCTAAATGAGATGACCATTGTACCAGTGCAAGAATtaacttccattttttctatgtGCCACTCCAAAGTTATTATACCAAAGGTGAATGAATACGTTCGTATTAAGAGGGGAGTTTATATGAATGATATAGGGCAAATATTTGAGGTACACGAAAAGGGTATTTATGCCATTGTTAGGCTAATCCCAAGAATCGAATATGATAAATACAACCATTCTAAAAAGGGTAATAACACCCACCTAAGTTTGACTAATCCGAGCATGAGTAAAGGAGCCTCATCCATGTTCGATGGACAGAGCGGGAAGAATGAATCCTACTACCAAGGGGATAATAAGCTAGAGTTGAATAATCATGGTAGCAGGGCTATCATCCCCGCGGGGGGGATGGTGGGAGGGGATACGAGAAACGCTGGAATGATAAATGGACAGTTGGAAATGTTAGACGAAGCGCTACAAAttaagaggaagaaaaaaaaagaaagaccattaaaaaaattattcgatCGAGAAGAAATAGAACAAATAGGAGGAGTCATTGAACATGGACCTTACCCAAGAACGATAAAATatcaaaataatatttttgaagaaaatggcTACctactaaaaaaaatgaacataaaatATCTTATATCCGAAAATGCAAATATTACCTTAACGGAAATACGAGACttcaataaaaataacaGCAATGAGGAGGATATCAATCTCCATGTTAGCAAATCCTTTATTAATAAGAATTCTCTACACCTGTTTAAGAAGGGAGAGAGAGTGAAAATTATGAAGGGAGAATTGTATAACCTTATAGGGACCATAACAAATGTGAGTGATAATGTGTTAACCATCAATCCAGACAATTTAGCGAAGAACTTTAAATTCCTTCCAAGTGATGTAACCAAATATTTCCTTGAGGGAGATAACGTAACAGTTATCAATGGAATTCATAAGGGTAAGAGTGGACTGATTTCATTGCTCGAttataaagaaaatgttgctcttattttttctccttctttgaaTACCGAATTTCGTTCTTCCATTCAAGATCTCTCTGCCTGTGAGCATAGCAGCAGTGAAGGGCTCGGTGGAATTAATTCCCTTAACGGGTTCTCCATCGGTGATCTCATAGAATTGAGTGACAGACAAATTGGTATATTAACATACATCGATAAGAACAAACATATTCGGGTGCTAACAAGCCATAATACAACTTTGCACACCACAATTGGAACCATCACGTCTAAACGATCTGCCATTGGCCAAGTGTGCAAAGacgaaaatggaaatatcATCCAGGCTAAAGATATCATACAAGTCGTGCGAGGGATTCACAAGAATAAAGTTGCCGTGGTGAATTATATCTGGAAGAATAAAGTGTTCGCCAAGATTAACAAGAAGATTGAGGATAACGGCTTTGTCGTCATGGACAGCCATAACTGCATACTCACTGGAAACccgaatgaaaagaaaagaattgtTACACATAATAATCTGTTCAGAGCAAACACCAGTATAATTCCCAGAAGGAATAATACCTACCAATCCTTCATTGGAAAAACcgtgaaaattttaagtgGGGTTTATAAGGGCCTCCTTGGGGATGTAATAGATGCCGAACGGGACGAGTTTACACTCCTCTTGAAGATCAAGCCTAAGACCAtaaggcagaaaaaaaacgaatgcgCCATTGCCGACTCGTTCAAGGATCATTACACCATCACGGATGATAGATATTACAAGGGATCAGGAGGGGCATCAGGGGGAGAGGTCCTGGACAACTCCTCGAGGTGGAGAAACATTAGTGACAGAAGCCCCAGGTACGATCGGGTCGGGTACGACAGAATCGGATACGAGTCCTCGCTCTACGGTGAAAGCGCAAGGAAGAGTGCTGACTGGCACAGGGGTTCTCACAGTGGAAACTACGATGAGGAGCGATGGAGGGGAAGTCACCGCCCACCTGAGGGACACACCCCCGATCACAACCCAGACAGGAGTGCCGCAAAAGGTGCAAATGGTTCAAATGACATAAACGCTTCTTCCCATGCTGCACCGTGGAACCAATCGAACGGGTGGAAAGGAACGAATAGCAGCCATCAGCACCCGCCCCCTCCAATATCGTATGACCAGAAAAACTTCAACGGAAACTGGTCCAAGACTTCACACGAAAATCATTCAAACAGTAACAACACCAGTTATAACTACCATCACGATGGCAGAGCAAGTCATCCGACTCATTTTAACGAACCACATAGcaggggagaaggaatgaatgaAGGTAGCATAAAAAATGCCACCAGAAAGAACAACATGGCAGAAGAATTTATGAATGGGCAGTACGAAACAGGACCCGGCTCCCACAATTTGAATACCGACCAAAGATATAACGATAGTCTGAGAAGAGGCGGTAAAAACAACACCTCCTCCAAGGGGCTAGGAAAATGGGATGATGTCCAAAGCACTGGTGGCATAAATGGAGGGGTGAGCAATACTGGCTTCACCAGTGCATCTAATTTCTTGGAGATGCACCGAGACAAGAACAATGAAGACAAGGCGTCTCCACTTTGGCTAGTCGAAGGAATTATGATAAAGGTGATAACACCGGGACCCTTTTACAACGAAATTGGGAGAGTCACAGAGGTGATGAAGAAGAGCTTGTACACCATACTAAAAATAGCAACCGAAAAAACGTCCTTTAGCATCGTATCCGACGCTGTGATTCCTTTGAAtccaaacaaaataaatgaagaagtTCTTGTCGTGGATGAGGGAAAGGTCGTCGAGGGTATTGTTGTAGACATACAGAATGATGATATCCAGGTGAATACCGCGCAGGGCATATTTACTTacaatgtgaaaaatatttttttgtttaagaAGCAGTTTCCATGA
- a CDS encoding AP2 domain transcription factor, putative has protein sequence MLRTCIMRSHPIRKVTKRNIYTAKSEQISHRNISNFVLCRAQPQSQLQPQSPFGHAFLNQKKFFGVKRVVQKRKYMLKLIQPHQEKFDAEKYKTFLEKENLREKIDVNNINIDNEKEVELYENYLLNYKYNKREVEKNAPLPLSLLSSSFIRRTIYSNREHVLKNLKNINWKKYCCNVKGVRWHASGAWRVYFSKRNYQHNFYVKCDCYFRVSIYGFEKSKELAVRYRKRLEYEYILLMKRWKEIEMENAKKRKMIKELKKNNQNFDQEEDSEHNDYEGYYKENSKRQDVNY, from the exons ATGCTCAGAACATGTATTATGCGCAGTCATCCGATTCGTAAAGTCACTAAGAGAAACATCTATACAGCAAAGAGCGAGCAAATATCACACAGGAACATTTCCAACTTCGTGTTATGTAGAGCACAACCCCAGTCGCAGCTACAGCCGCAGTCACCATTTGGACATGCATTTCTcaatcaaaaaaaattctttggGGTAAAAAGAGTTGTCCAGAAAAGGA AGTACATGCTAAAATTAATACAACCACACCAGGAAAAGTTTGACgcagaaaaatacaaaaccTTTTTGGAAAAGGAGAACCTACGTGAAAAAATTGACGTAAACAACATCAATATTGAcaatgaaaaggaagttgaattatatgaaaattatttactaAATTATAAATACAACAAAAGGGAAGTTGAAAAGAATGCACCCCTGCCGTTGTCCCTGTTGTCATCTTCCTTCATAAGAAGAACCATTTACTCTAACAGGGAACACGTTctaaagaatttaaaaaacattAACTGGAAAAAGTATTGTTGCAATGTCAAAGGTGTGAGGTGGCATGCTAGTGGGGCATGGCGCGTCTACTTCTCTAAAAGAAATTACCAGCATAATTTCTATGTCAAGTGTGATTGCTATTTTCGAGTGAGTATTTAcggttttgaaaaaagcaaagaacTCGCCGTTCGGTATAGAAAGAGGTTGGAGTATGAGTACATATTGCTCATGAAGCGATGGAAGGAAATCGAAAt ggaaaatgctaaaaaaagaaaaatgataaaagagttgaaaaagaataacCAGAACTTTGATCAGGAAGAAGATAGTGAGCACAATGACTACGAGGGGTACTAcaaagaaaattcaaaacGCCAAGACGTAAACTATTAA
- a CDS encoding SNARE associated Golgi protein, putative has protein sequence MKKDEKQNVTNETDKLFIPKVKNKELKLHLLYLSLIFVSFVVVITIYVYLIPGLNIESKQKLKTLIPKNFKDLIKLNSKGKIKILYDSLISYKNEHSLILLILLSLIYILYQAFPLFLWWMTGTGSIITILIGAFYNYAFSIFYCSLLSTISPLVTYFIFKNYGRTVIEYFFRKPLIKFDEQIKKRVKSKLDLFFYISILRLTPVFPNALINILVASLSLPAIPFSLATYIGLMPNTIILVSVGQTISMLSSIDVKQTFYIPITFIALLLLFQTIMKYKYKEIGL, from the exons atgaaaaaagacgaaaaacaaaatgtgaCAAACGAAACTGATAAATTATTCATTCccaaagtaaaaaacaaagagCTGAAGTTACACCTCCTTTACCTCTCCCTAATATTCGTATCCTTCGTTGTGGTGATTACGATATATGTTTATCTCATTCCGG GCCTAAACATAGAAAGCAAGCAAAAACTGAAAACGCTGAttccaaaaaattttaaagatcTCATAAAATTGAACagcaaagggaaaattaaaattttatatgaCTCTTTAATTTCctacaaaaatgaacatagCCTTATATTGCTCATATTGCTCTCcttaatatatattctttatcaagcctttcctttatttttatggtgGATGACAGGGACGGGTAGTATCATAACTATACTAATTGGGGCGTTTTACAATTATgctttttccatattttattGTTCCTTACTATCCACAATTTCTCCTCTAGTaacgtattttatttttaagaattaTGGGCGCACAGTaatagaatatttttttaggaAGCCACTTATTAAGTTTGATGAACAGATAAAGAAGAGAGTTAAAAGTAAACttgatttgtttttctacatttccattttaagGTTAACTCCTGTGTTTCCAAATGCGTTGATAAACATTTTGGTAGCGTCTCTCTCCCTTCCTGCCATCCCCTTTTCGTTGGCCACGTATATAGGGCTCATGCCCAACACCATTATCCTGG tttCCGTGGGGCAGACCATCAGCATGCTCTCCTCCATTGATGTGAAGCAGACGTTTTACATCCCCATAACGTTTATCGCCCTGCTGTTGCTATTCCAGACGATCATGAAGTACAAGTATAAGGAGATTGGGCTATAG
- a CDS encoding RNA-binding protein 25, putative, translating into MDIATRKEIPNGHHLMHHEDSGNYANDHRADEFEEGDRDNPEGMKNKQSTEMNSGMDRSRDKQHVKEEIEGRSTYVSKEYKVHWRERERIQKVINKEKELEKDFVKREKEWIELEEQIKNDTYKEWNKLQQIKKKDIAKLIELDLKGEQENANLSTSKRREMRNSKRRKEKELDDLDRHNEMREAEEANRRKEQLDRDKEQAAREIDSKSAKEANREEAKDAPHEGENQTENKSDESPEEEIVKANHPQENENRANISKSKSSFFMNALSFVFDRSSEGKAEEKGEDALHGEASGTANEKGEAKEECATSKGEAENDNAENADVDKTCVENCMAEEAEDKSPMETRTSKRKPPAAEPINIKVNEKKKKKKNIDSERATRVSTRKALQNVFNTNDEDEMFGRKKRPVAKLDGKGKGAKEEEEEERAAEEGAAEEGAAEEGAAEEPAEHAEPEENIQTIDVIENSKKILEMVPSNEEEIFNFPIDWKILNQKGNIITKLKPWICKKITEYIGSDEKEITGQISNYFVDQVLNERTPKEMLVQAEKFLDADAKKFILNMYRLIIFEQLKVTNVT; encoded by the coding sequence ATGGACATTGCAACGAGGAAAGAAATACCCAACGGGCACCACCTGATGCACCACGAAGATTCTGGAAATTACGCCAATGATCACAGGGCTGATGAGTTCGAAGAAGGTGATAGAGATAACCCGGAGGGGATGAAGAACAAACAGTCCACTGAAATGAACAGCGGAATGGACAGAAGCAGAGACAAGCAACatgtgaaggaggaaattgaaggaagaagcacaTATGTGAGCAAAGAATATAAAGTACACtggagggaaagggaaagaatacAGAAAGTTATCaacaaggagaaggaactAGAAAAGGATTTCGTgaagagggagaaggaatggaTTGAATTGGAAGAGCAGATCAAGAATGATACATATAAAGAATGGAACAAACTGCagcagataaaaaagaaagatatTGCAAAATTAATAGAATTGGACTTAAAGGGGGAACAGGAAAATGCTAATTTGTCTACGTCGAAGAGGAGGGAAATGAGGAACTccaagaggaggaaggaaaaggagctGGACGATTTGGATCGCCATAACGAGATGAGGGAGGCGGAGGAGGCGAATAGGAGGAAGGAGCAACTGGATCGAGATAAGGAACAGGCGGCCAGGGAAATTGACAGCAAATCTGCCAAAGAAGCTAACAGAGAGGAAGCTAAGGACGCCCCGCATGAGGGAGAGAACCAAACCGAGAATAAGTCAGACGAATCTCCTGAAGAGGAAATCGTAAAAGCAAACCATCCACAAGAGAACGAAAATAGAGCGAATATTTCGAAGTCCAAGAGCAGTTTTTTTATGAATGCCTTGTCCTTTGTTTTTGACAGGAGCAGTGAGGGTAAGGCGGAGGAGAAAGGGGAAGACGCGCTGCATGGTGAGGCTAGCGGTACggcaaatgaaaaaggggaggCGAAGGAAGAATGCGCTACCTCCAAGGGAGAAGCAGAGAATGATAATGCGGAAAACGCTGACGTGGACAAGACTTGTGTGGAGAATTGCATGGCGGAAGAGGCGGAGGACAAATCCCCCATGGAGACGCGAACGAGTAAGCGAAAACCCCCCGCCGCAGAACCGATCAACATAAAAGtgaacgagaaaaaaaaaaaaaaaaaaaacatagacTCGGAAAGGGCGACAAGAGTTTCTACGAGGAAAGCTCTACAAAACGTATTCAACACGAACGATGAAGATGAGATGttcggaaggaagaagaggccAGTAGCCAAGTTGGATGGGAAAGGTAAAGGCGcgaaagaagaggaagaagaagaaagagcaGCAGAAGAAGGAGCAGCAGAAGAAGGAGCAGCAGAAGAAGGAGCAGCAGAAGAACCCGCAGAACACGCGGAACCAGAGGAAAATATCCAAACCATAGATGTGATAGAAAACTCGAAAAAAATCCTGGAGATGGTTCCGTccaatgaagaagaaatatttaacTTCCCTATAGACTGGAAAATCCTAAATCAGAAGGGAAATataattacaaaattgaAGCCGTggatatgcaaaaaaataacagaGTATATAGGCTCtgatgagaaggaaataacaGGGCAAATTAGCAACTATTTTGTGGATCAAGTTTTGAACGAGAGAACTCCAAAGGAAATGCTTGTTCAGGCTGAAAAGTTTCTAGATGCAGATGCCAagaaattcattttaaatatGTACAGGCTTATTATTTTCGAGCAGCTCAAGGTGACAAACGTTACGTGA
- a CDS encoding peptidyl-tRNA hydrolase PTRHD1, putative: protein MQENPIVQYILVNKEILDKKWPLGSVIAQACHACVAVIAENQEDQVVKEYLCAEKINNMHKVILRIEDTNEIKKLSSILEDACLKYKIWTEFPENIQTAVALKPYYKDTVKEYLKKYPLLRKL, encoded by the exons ATGCAGGAAAACCCTATCGTCCAGTACATTTTGGTGAACAAAGAAATCTTAGATAAGAAATGGCCGCTGGGGTCTGTCATAGCCCAGGCATGTCATGCATG CGTCGCAGTCATTGCCGAAAATCAGGAAGACCAAGTGGTGAAGGAGTACCtttgtgcagaaaaaataaacaacatGCACAAGGTCATCTTACGGATCGAAGAcacaaatgaaataaaaaaactttCCAGCATTTTAGAGGACGCATGCTTAAAGTACAAAATATGGACGGAATTCCCAGAAAACATACAAACAGCTGTGGCCTTGAAACCCTATTATAAGGACACGGTCAAGGAATATTTGAAGAAATATCCTTTGCTACGTAAGCTTTGA
- a CDS encoding transketolase, putative: protein MNGPIDQKCINEIRMLSAELPLKANSGHQGAPIGCAPIAHILWAYVMNYYNEDTEWMNRDRFVLSNGHASALLYTMLYLTNQGLSMEDLKNFRQLGSLTPGHPEKHITKGVEVTTGPLGQGASNAVGMAICAHNLAEKYNTKEFPIFDNYVYAICGDGCMQEGVFCEAASLAGHLGLGRLILLYDDNKITIDGNTELSFTENIEQKFEAFKWEVRKVDNGNTDFEGILKQIEEAKKNKKQPSLIIVKTSCGYGTKVEGTCKSHGLALKEEDLKKTKQLFGLDSEKQFHISEEVKKFYEQIVQKKKENYLKWKKMFYDFTVHYPEKAQEIMRRFSKELPHNWVDVLPKYTTSDVPAATRNLSGVVLNCINKILPELIGGSADLTESNCTALKEEKDITKDSFANKYIRYGVREHGMVAITNGIYAYGGFEPFCATFLNFYTYAFGALRLAALSQYHIFCIATHDSVELGEDGPTHQPVEVLALLRATPNLNVIRPADGNEVSGAYLCHFKNPKTPTIVALCRNKVPHLKNTSAEQVLKGAYILEDFETSNDKQKVILAGCGSELHLCFDAKNILTKEHNLNVRIVSFPSWNLFRQQSEDYQQSVMMHHDAKVVRFYLEPASTNGFDTYFNVYLGINQFGYSAPKNKIWEHLGFTPENIVLKVLAFIKAQTHA from the coding sequence ATGAACGGCCCAATTGATCAGAAATGCATCAACGAAATTCGTATGTTGTCGGCGGAGCTTCCGCTGAAAGCGAACAGTGGACACCAGGGAGCGCCCATCGGGTGTGCGCCCATAGCACACATTTTGTGGGCCTACGTAATGAACTACTACAATGAGGATACGGAATGGATGAATCGGGATAGATTTGTCCTCTCGAATGGACACGCAAGTGCACTCTTATATACCATGCTTTATTTGACGAACCAAGGATTAAGCATGGaggatttgaaaaatttcagGCAATTGGGGAGTCTAACCCCAGGTCATCCAGAAAAACACATCACGAAAGGAGTGGAAGTAACAACGGGGCCATTGGGCCAAGGAGCATCAAACGCAGTTGGGATGGCCATCTGTGCACATAACTTAGCTGAAAAATACAACACAAAGGAATTTCCTATTTTTGATAATTATGTATATGCCATTTGTGGTGATGGTTGTATGCAGGAGGGAGTATTCTGTGAAGCAGCTTCCCTTGCAGGACACCTTGGCTTAGGAAGATTAATCCTTCTATATGATGATAATAAAATAACCATTGATGGAAACACAGAATTGTCCTTCACAGAAAATATAGAGCAGAAATTTGAAGCCTTCAAATGGGAAGTTAGAAAAGTAGATAATGGTAATACAGACTTTGAAGGTATATTGaaacaaattgaagaagccaaaaaaaacaagaaacaGCCATCATTAATTATCGTGAAGACATCTTGTGGGTACGGGACGAAGGTAGAGGGGACATGTAAGTCTCACGGATTGgcattaaaagaagaagatttaaaaaaaacgaaacaaCTTTTTGGTTTAGACTCTGAAAAGCAGTTCCACATTtcggaggaagtaaaaaagttttatgaacaaattgtacagaaaaagaaggaaaattatcttaagtggaaaaaaatgttttacgATTTTACAGTGCACTACCCAGAGAAGGCACAAGAAATTATGAGAAGGTTCTCCAAGGAGCTTCCACACAATTGGGTCGATGTCTTACCCAAGTATACAACTTCCGATGTTCCTGCAGCCACGAGAAATTTATCGGGGGTTGTTTTAAACTGCATTAATAAGATCCTACCAGAGTTGATAGGTGGGAGTGCAGACTTGACAGAGTCTAATTGCACCGCcttgaaagaagaaaaagacatCACCAAAGATTCCTTTGCAAATAAGTATATACGATATGGAGTAAGGGAACATGGGATGGTAGCCATTACCAATGGGATATATGCTTATGGAGGGTTCGAACCCTTTTgtgcaacttttttaaatttctatACGTACGCATTTGGTGCTTTAAGATTAGCCGCATTATCTCAgtatcacattttttgtataGCGACCCATGATTCAGTCGAATTGGGAGAAGACGGACCGACACATCAACCGGTTGAAGTATTGGCCTTACTTAGAGCGACTCCTAATTTGAATGTAATTAGACCAGCTGACGGGAATGAAGTATCAGGTGCTTATTTGTGCCATTTTAAGAACCCAAAAACTCCCACCATTGTTGCCTTGTGCAGAAATAAAGTACCCCACTTGAAGAACACCTCAGCAGAACAGGTCCTTAAAGGAGCCTATATTCTGGAAGACTTCGAGACCTCGAATGATAAACAGAAGGTTATCTTAGCTGGATGCGGTTCAGAATTGCATCTCTGTTTCGATGCCAAAAATATTCTAACCAAGGAGCACAATTTAAACGTTCGCATTGTGAGTTTTCCATCGTGGAATTTATTCAGACAACAGTCTGAGGACTACCAACAATCTGTGATGATGCACCACGATGCGAAGGTTGTTAGGTTCTACTTAGAGCCTGCTTCCACCAACGGCTTCGACACCTACTTTAATGTCTACCTGGGAATCAACCAGTTTGGCTACTCGGCCCcgaagaacaaaatatgGGAGCACCTGGGCTTCACGCCGGAGAATATCGTTTTGAAGGTGCTGGCCTTTATAAAGGCACAAACACACGCATAG